The following are from one region of the Abiotrophia defectiva ATCC 49176 genome:
- a CDS encoding V-type ATPase subunit, with amino-acid sequence MTVHDYSQLNTAISVKEQSFLSRTNLVQLLNAVDDEQLALYLEGTPYSVPLAEIRQHDVLDQTIMKALAADYDFAYQQCPDPNLVNVFGLKYVYHNLKLFLKMRAIGRDLSHLLIPIGPYPLEALKHLSLTLESDLCDPLIVEEVAQTWSEYKDYENTVAIDMGMDSAYFRHLRVIADQSDLPLLQELVDAKIDFFNAITALRALAQDKPNSFAYQLMSRKGTKRPKEILHLAKDGQLASWFNAFNALPYTKVFDSYVQAMQSGKIQASQMEQLQDLYLTHLVNSASLDVLSGGQILRYLNGREMEAVNLRLILLGRANGITKEAIEERMRLGYHDN; translated from the coding sequence ATGACGGTTCATGACTATTCTCAACTGAATACAGCCATTAGTGTCAAGGAACAAAGCTTCCTCAGTCGGACTAACCTAGTCCAACTGCTGAATGCTGTCGATGATGAACAGCTAGCTCTTTATCTAGAAGGCACACCTTATAGTGTTCCTTTAGCCGAGATTCGGCAACACGATGTCTTAGACCAGACTATTATGAAGGCTCTGGCGGCGGACTATGATTTTGCTTACCAACAATGTCCAGACCCAAATCTGGTCAATGTTTTTGGGCTCAAGTATGTCTACCACAACCTTAAGCTCTTCCTGAAAATGCGGGCCATTGGTCGTGACTTGTCACATCTTCTGATTCCTATTGGTCCCTATCCCTTGGAGGCGCTCAAGCATTTGAGCCTGACCCTAGAGTCTGATCTATGTGATCCCTTGATTGTGGAAGAAGTGGCTCAGACTTGGTCAGAGTATAAGGACTATGAGAACACGGTCGCCATTGATATGGGGATGGATTCAGCCTATTTCCGTCATTTGCGGGTCATTGCTGATCAGAGCGACTTGCCGCTCCTGCAAGAATTAGTGGATGCCAAGATTGATTTTTTCAATGCCATTACGGCCTTGCGTGCCCTGGCTCAAGACAAGCCAAACAGTTTTGCCTATCAATTAATGTCTCGTAAGGGGACCAAGCGACCTAAGGAAATCTTGCATTTGGCTAAAGACGGCCAACTAGCAAGTTGGTTTAATGCCTTTAATGCCTTGCCCTATACCAAGGTTTTTGATTCCTATGTCCAAGCGATGCAATCAGGCAAGATTCAAGCCAGTCAGATGGAACAACTTCAAGATCTCTACTTGACGCACTTAGTCAATAGTGCCTCCCTAGATGTCTTGTCTGGCGGACAGATTTTGCGTTATTTGAATGGGCGTGAGATGGAAGCAGTAAATCTGCGTCTGATTCTCCTTGGTCGAGCCAATGGCATTACCAAAGAAGCCATCGAAGAAAGGATGCGACTGGGTTATCATGACAACTAA
- the galE gene encoding UDP-glucose 4-epimerase GalE has translation MAILVTGGAGYIGSHTVVELLAAGHEVVIVDNFSNSKPEVLNRIRQISGKDFAFYEVDVLDKDAMRQVFKENKIQAVIHFSGYKAVGESVAEPIKYYHNNVGGAIALVEVMNEFGVKHIVFSSSATVYGLNNPSPLTEDMPTHTANSPYGSTMVMKEQIFRDLAASDPDWSITILRYFNPIGAHASGRIGEDPQGIPNNLMPYITQVAVGKLPALSVFGDDYPTPDGTGVRDYIHVVDLSLGHLKALDRNLTVKGVETYNLGTGEGYSVLDLIKAFEEANGIKVNYKIVDRRPGDVATCYSDASRANQLLGWYAQRNLVDMCRDSWKWQKENPQGYDVASQA, from the coding sequence ATGGCAATTCTCGTAACAGGTGGAGCAGGGTATATCGGTAGTCATACCGTCGTGGAATTATTAGCTGCTGGCCATGAAGTTGTAATTGTTGATAATTTTTCTAATTCAAAACCAGAAGTATTAAATCGTATTCGCCAAATCTCAGGTAAGGACTTTGCCTTTTATGAGGTGGATGTTTTAGACAAGGACGCTATGCGCCAAGTCTTCAAGGAGAATAAAATCCAAGCTGTTATTCATTTCTCAGGTTATAAAGCTGTTGGGGAATCAGTAGCAGAACCAATCAAGTACTACCACAATAACGTAGGTGGTGCCATCGCTCTAGTGGAAGTTATGAATGAATTTGGAGTAAAACATATTGTCTTCTCTAGTTCGGCAACCGTCTATGGGCTCAATAATCCGTCGCCTTTAACCGAAGATATGCCGACGCATACTGCTAACAGCCCTTATGGCTCAACCATGGTGATGAAAGAGCAGATTTTCCGCGACCTAGCAGCGTCAGATCCAGACTGGTCCATTACCATCCTGCGCTACTTTAACCCAATTGGGGCCCATGCCTCTGGCCGTATTGGTGAAGACCCACAAGGGATTCCTAATAACTTAATGCCTTATATTACCCAAGTGGCGGTTGGCAAATTACCTGCCCTCAGTGTCTTTGGGGATGACTACCCAACGCCTGATGGGACTGGGGTTCGGGACTACATCCACGTAGTGGACTTATCACTCGGTCACCTCAAGGCCTTAGACCGCAACTTGACAGTAAAAGGGGTCGAAACCTATAACCTAGGGACCGGCGAAGGCTATAGTGTCTTGGACTTAATCAAGGCCTTCGAAGAAGCCAATGGCATTAAGGTCAATTATAAGATTGTCGATCGCCGTCCTGGTGATGTGGCAACCTGCTATTCTGATGCTAGCCGGGCTAACCAACTCTTGGGCTGGTATGCTCAACGGAACTTGGTCGATATGTGCCGGGATTCTTGGAAATGGCAGAAAGAAAACCCACAAGGTTATGATGTTGCCTCTCAAGCATAA
- a CDS encoding V-type ATP synthase subunit I, with protein sequence MAVSPMQKITLVTSKALLPELLTVLQEDGHVHLNNLKVLDDWQDLEANERGTSKREDEAEAVNLLPQLQKRQEKVQKALTLYQQHLPKKGLVASLTEGLPELTFQELEAQGRQFNEQLAVNRASQLNKRLKDLEKEAQTLQADLALLTQWQKLDVLPQGGQDHQVVNVAIGTVPADSIDRYYKALVALPDLVVKRVFSNPQEVGVVVFSQKLSSQADFLDSLAPASFQALEYPFDRLPQEQLPLTSERLKTVQETIQAIRQELTQSQETVDQLKVQLDYLANHSLREAASQNAGLTEHLAAVEGWTETRATAHLQEILKQAFKGLVVVKVADAKDEELDQVPIKLRNHPLVAPFESVTRMYALPKYNEVDPTPFLAPFYWTFFGMMVADLGYGLLVMLATAIGLWLIKGRESLRTTCKFYFSLGLSTAIWGAIYGSAFGFNLPFKLIDTNTDVTTILLLSVGLGFLQIMTGLFLNTYQKAKRRDFHEAYANGLAWIFILLGLVAMILGPMIPGAAWLGTVGQILAAVNAIGIVLSSVIKAKSLGGLGSGLYNLYGISGYIGDFVSYTRLMALGLSGGSIGAAFNTIVAFLPVWARFSIGLLLFVLLHGLNIFLSMLSGYVHGARLMFVEFFGKFYEGGGQPFQPLAPVNQNVQTKVKSEE encoded by the coding sequence ATGGCCGTTAGTCCAATGCAGAAGATTACCTTGGTGACAAGCAAGGCCCTTCTGCCGGAATTACTGACCGTCCTTCAAGAAGATGGCCATGTCCATCTCAATAACCTCAAGGTATTGGATGATTGGCAAGACCTTGAAGCCAATGAGCGAGGGACGTCTAAGCGGGAAGACGAGGCAGAAGCCGTCAATCTACTTCCCCAACTTCAGAAACGTCAGGAAAAGGTGCAAAAGGCGCTGACCCTCTATCAACAGCATTTGCCTAAGAAGGGTCTCGTAGCCTCTTTAACCGAGGGACTGCCAGAATTGACCTTCCAAGAATTGGAAGCTCAAGGACGTCAGTTCAATGAACAATTAGCTGTTAACCGAGCAAGTCAGCTCAATAAGCGACTCAAGGATTTAGAAAAAGAAGCTCAGACCTTGCAAGCGGACTTGGCCCTCTTGACCCAATGGCAAAAGCTAGATGTCTTACCTCAAGGAGGCCAAGACCATCAAGTGGTCAATGTGGCAATAGGGACTGTGCCGGCAGATAGTATTGATCGTTATTATAAGGCTTTGGTAGCCTTGCCAGACTTAGTGGTCAAGCGAGTCTTCAGCAATCCTCAAGAAGTAGGGGTTGTGGTCTTTAGTCAGAAATTAAGCAGTCAAGCAGACTTCTTGGATAGCTTGGCACCTGCTTCCTTCCAGGCATTAGAGTATCCTTTTGATCGCCTGCCTCAGGAGCAACTGCCATTGACCTCTGAACGGCTTAAGACAGTGCAAGAAACCATCCAAGCCATTCGCCAAGAGTTGACCCAGTCTCAAGAGACGGTTGACCAACTCAAAGTTCAATTAGATTACTTAGCCAACCACAGTTTGCGCGAGGCAGCGAGCCAAAACGCTGGTTTAACTGAACATTTAGCAGCGGTTGAAGGTTGGACGGAAACACGCGCGACAGCTCATTTACAAGAGATTCTTAAGCAAGCTTTCAAAGGCTTAGTCGTTGTGAAAGTTGCTGATGCTAAGGATGAAGAGCTAGACCAAGTACCAATTAAATTACGTAACCATCCATTAGTGGCACCTTTTGAATCGGTGACTCGCATGTATGCCTTGCCTAAGTATAATGAAGTCGACCCAACGCCTTTCTTGGCTCCATTCTATTGGACCTTCTTCGGGATGATGGTAGCCGACTTGGGCTATGGCTTGCTGGTTATGTTAGCAACCGCAATCGGTCTCTGGTTGATTAAGGGGCGTGAAAGCCTAAGAACGACCTGTAAGTTCTACTTCTCTCTAGGGCTATCTACTGCTATCTGGGGAGCTATTTATGGGTCAGCCTTTGGCTTTAACCTACCATTTAAATTGATTGATACCAATACAGATGTCACGACCATCTTGCTGCTTTCTGTTGGGTTAGGGTTCCTACAAATCATGACTGGACTCTTCCTCAATACTTATCAGAAAGCAAAACGACGTGACTTCCATGAAGCCTATGCCAATGGTTTGGCTTGGATTTTCATCTTGCTAGGCTTAGTCGCTATGATTCTGGGACCAATGATTCCAGGTGCTGCTTGGTTAGGTACAGTTGGTCAAATCCTTGCTGCCGTCAATGCTATTGGGATTGTCCTCAGCTCCGTCATCAAGGCTAAGAGCCTAGGAGGACTGGGTTCAGGTCTCTATAATCTCTATGGGATTTCTGGTTACATTGGGGACTTTGTCTCTTATACACGTCTCATGGCCTTGGGTTTGTCAGGCGGGAGTATCGGGGCGGCCTTTAACACCATTGTGGCCTTTTTACCTGTGTGGGCGCGCTTTAGCATTGGGCTCTTGCTCTTTGTGCTCTTGCACGGCCTTAACATCTTCCTGTCCATGCTGTCAGGATATGTCCACGGAGCTCGTTTGATGTTCGTCGAATTCTTCGGTAAGTTCTACGAAGGCGGCGGTCAGCCATTCCAGCCCCTGGCACCAGTCAATCAAAACGTTCAAACAAAAGTAAAATCGGAGGAATAA
- a CDS encoding LCP family protein — MTNKVKQSRSELHGSKKKWGLGRWFLVFFFLVLLAGAAYAAKMLWDINHLANQVSQNSTEIGKSGTVEVKKIRPKEASIETGDPINILLLGTDDDGRGRDTSKGYVGRSDSMIILSLNPKTHTTKMLSIPRDVYTDIQGHGQDKINHAFAFGGVDLTIDTVQNFLNVPIDYYAVVNMQGLEQLIDAVGGIDVTSPITFTYQESSFVAGETKHVDGWNAMNFARMRYDDPEGETGRQNRQKLVIKALVDKLSNVGAIANYPQLLEVVAKNVQTNLDLKQALNIYQKYSPALQNITAIRFENLEDLILDEIYYYYAPLSSRLKVANELRLNSGLTPISASQLHDPLGDTGGTTTATVSKTSKLIINQYPTGFTAEELQQVSQTQDNAQNFRQNEYYNPVVPATEYYYEEPVTPQPVQPEPVQPTVPPENSEQPTTPVQPTQPVQPVTPPAQGSGNGQGTGQ, encoded by the coding sequence ATGACTAATAAAGTAAAACAATCGCGTAGCGAGCTGCACGGCTCTAAGAAGAAATGGGGACTAGGTCGCTGGTTTCTTGTCTTCTTCTTCTTGGTACTCTTAGCAGGTGCTGCCTATGCGGCCAAAATGTTATGGGATATTAACCACCTTGCTAATCAAGTCAGTCAGAATTCGACTGAGATTGGGAAGAGTGGTACCGTAGAGGTTAAGAAGATACGGCCAAAAGAGGCTTCTATTGAAACCGGCGATCCGATTAATATTCTCTTACTAGGGACAGACGATGATGGTCGTGGACGTGACACTAGCAAGGGCTATGTAGGGCGTTCTGACTCCATGATTATCTTATCCCTCAATCCAAAGACTCACACCACAAAGATGCTCAGCATCCCGCGGGATGTCTATACCGATATTCAGGGTCATGGCCAAGATAAGATTAACCATGCCTTTGCCTTCGGTGGCGTCGACTTAACCATTGATACCGTGCAAAACTTCCTCAATGTGCCAATTGACTACTATGCCGTGGTCAATATGCAAGGTCTGGAACAGTTGATTGATGCGGTAGGTGGGATTGATGTCACTAGCCCAATTACCTTTACCTATCAAGAATCAAGCTTCGTAGCAGGCGAAACCAAGCATGTCGATGGTTGGAATGCTATGAACTTTGCTCGGATGCGCTATGATGATCCTGAAGGGGAGACAGGGCGCCAAAACCGGCAAAAACTGGTAATCAAGGCCTTGGTTGATAAGCTCTCCAATGTTGGGGCGATTGCCAACTACCCGCAATTGTTGGAAGTAGTGGCTAAGAACGTCCAAACTAACCTAGATCTCAAGCAGGCCCTTAATATCTATCAGAAATACTCGCCAGCCCTCCAAAATATCACGGCTATTCGCTTTGAAAATTTGGAAGATTTGATTTTGGATGAAATCTACTACTACTATGCGCCACTCTCATCCCGCCTCAAGGTGGCCAATGAGTTGCGTTTGAATTCAGGCTTAACACCAATTAGTGCTAGTCAACTCCATGATCCTCTTGGAGACACAGGGGGAACGACTACTGCGACCGTGTCTAAGACTTCTAAGTTGATTATCAACCAGTATCCAACTGGTTTTACAGCAGAAGAACTGCAACAAGTATCCCAAACACAGGATAATGCGCAGAACTTCCGGCAGAATGAGTATTATAATCCAGTAGTGCCAGCAACTGAGTATTATTATGAAGAGCCGGTTACACCACAACCAGTTCAGCCAGAACCTGTCCAACCGACAGTTCCGCCAGAAAATAGTGAGCAACCTACTACGCCAGTTCAGCCAACACAACCAGTTCAACCGGTCACGCCTCCTGCTCAAGGTTCAGGTAACGGCCAAGGAACAGGTCAATAA
- a CDS encoding LCP family protein, producing MKERRTKRSMPSSYYEYDNRNYRRSRLLVLIIFFLMIIGVVCFFYVSFVIRNISSAYEPLVEVVSSSANAESSLPERIRERKPLTLLWLGVDDNESGRLVSEETRLISLSLLEVGQGESTRLQIPSESTLKEGASLPAGKLGQVFMMKPLQSIEKATQELLNVPIDYTIEVRFSKLRPLIDRLGGVTLVPKQDFVLENRLLAKGQEVKLTGREVYVYLARQTDETSLSQGQRQMDVLEGLINHLANWQKVPSLDKEVALLQEAIRTDMTFDEFLDLFRAGYFSQMTEAPMSIVNLDADSQHVLLQQLQEKLENN from the coding sequence TTGAAAGAAAGACGTACAAAACGGTCAATGCCTTCTTCCTATTATGAGTACGATAATCGTAACTATCGGCGTAGTCGCCTGTTAGTGCTGATTATCTTCTTCTTGATGATTATTGGAGTAGTTTGTTTCTTCTATGTAAGTTTTGTCATACGGAACATCAGCTCAGCCTATGAACCTTTAGTTGAAGTGGTAAGTAGCTCAGCTAATGCTGAATCGAGCTTGCCAGAGCGTATTCGAGAGCGTAAACCCCTGACCCTCTTGTGGTTAGGTGTGGATGATAATGAATCGGGACGCTTGGTCTCAGAGGAGACGCGTTTGATTAGCCTCAGTCTGTTGGAAGTAGGGCAAGGAGAGAGCACCCGACTACAGATTCCGAGTGAATCCACGCTTAAGGAAGGGGCTAGTCTACCAGCTGGTAAATTAGGTCAAGTTTTCATGATGAAACCATTACAATCAATTGAAAAAGCAACACAAGAGTTGCTTAATGTGCCGATTGATTATACAATAGAAGTCAGGTTTTCTAAGCTTCGCCCCCTAATTGATCGATTGGGTGGCGTCACCTTAGTGCCTAAGCAGGATTTTGTCTTGGAAAATCGTCTCCTGGCCAAGGGCCAAGAGGTGAAATTGACAGGGCGTGAAGTCTATGTTTATTTGGCTCGTCAGACGGATGAGACCTCTCTCAGCCAAGGCCAAAGACAAATGGATGTCTTAGAAGGACTTATCAATCACCTAGCTAATTGGCAGAAAGTGCCAAGTTTAGACAAGGAAGTTGCGCTTCTGCAAGAAGCCATCCGGACAGATATGACTTTTGATGAATTTTTGGACTTGTTCCGGGCGGGTTACTTCAGTCAAATGACGGAAGCCCCTATGTCAATTGTCAACCTAGACGCCGACAGCCAGCATGTCTTGCTCCAACAGTTACAAGAGAAGTTGGAAAATAATTAA
- a CDS encoding V-type ATP synthase subunit A, protein MKEGKIIKVSGPLVVADGMEEANIQDICRVGHLGLIGEIIEMRGDQASIQVYEETSGLGPGEPVASTGLPLSVELGPGMMSQMFDGIQRPLERFRSQTESDYLIRGVALPVLDRERSWHFIPQVQVGEAVKAGQILGYVQETDLIQHRIMVPNGISGRLTAIEEGDYRVTDTVYQIEGKDGQVFQGTLMQKWPVRKGRPFARKLIPVEPMITGQRVIDTFFPVTKGGAAAVPGPFGAGKTVVQHQIAKFANVDIVVYVGCGERGNEMTDVLNEFPELIDPASGKSIMERTILIANTSNMPVAAREASIYTGITIAEYFRDMGYSVAIMADSTSRWAEALREMSGRLEEMPGDEGYPAYLGSRIAEYYERAGRVEVLGSGLEGTITAIGAVSPPGGDISEPVTQNTLRIVKVFWGLDAGLAQRRHFPSINWLNSYSLYSDEVGQYIDQTQQVDWAAKVTKAMNLLQEESELEEIVRLVGVDSLSPKDRMTLNTARMIREDFLQQNAFDEVDTYTSFAKQYAMLTNILRFHEVAQEALVLGAYFHEIMSGTVDLRDRIARSKFIPEAELDRIKALAQEIDSSIHQILAQGGELDGSH, encoded by the coding sequence TTGAAAGAAGGAAAAATTATTAAAGTATCAGGCCCTTTAGTGGTCGCTGATGGAATGGAAGAAGCCAATATTCAAGACATTTGCCGCGTTGGGCATCTGGGCTTAATTGGTGAAATTATCGAGATGCGGGGCGACCAAGCCTCCATCCAAGTCTATGAAGAAACGTCGGGCTTAGGCCCAGGTGAGCCAGTGGCTTCAACTGGTTTACCCCTGTCTGTTGAGCTAGGTCCTGGTATGATGTCTCAGATGTTTGACGGGATTCAACGGCCCCTAGAACGTTTCCGTAGCCAAACAGAAAGTGACTATCTCATTCGTGGGGTAGCCCTCCCTGTCCTAGACCGTGAACGAAGCTGGCATTTTATCCCTCAAGTTCAAGTGGGGGAAGCTGTTAAGGCCGGTCAAATTCTAGGTTATGTTCAAGAAACAGATTTAATCCAGCACCGTATCATGGTGCCGAATGGCATTTCAGGGCGCTTGACGGCCATTGAAGAAGGCGACTATCGGGTGACGGACACCGTCTACCAAATTGAAGGTAAAGACGGCCAAGTCTTCCAAGGTACCTTGATGCAAAAGTGGCCAGTTCGTAAGGGACGTCCTTTTGCCCGTAAGTTGATTCCGGTCGAACCGATGATTACGGGTCAGCGGGTAATCGATACCTTCTTCCCTGTAACCAAAGGGGGAGCAGCGGCTGTTCCAGGACCATTCGGGGCCGGTAAAACAGTGGTGCAACACCAAATCGCTAAGTTTGCTAACGTGGACATCGTCGTTTATGTTGGTTGTGGTGAACGCGGGAATGAGATGACGGACGTCTTGAACGAATTCCCAGAATTGATTGACCCAGCCAGTGGTAAGTCCATCATGGAACGGACTATTCTGATTGCCAATACCTCCAACATGCCGGTGGCGGCGCGTGAGGCCTCTATTTATACGGGGATTACCATTGCCGAATACTTCCGTGACATGGGTTATTCGGTTGCCATTATGGCGGACTCCACCTCTCGTTGGGCTGAAGCCCTGCGGGAAATGTCCGGTCGTCTGGAGGAAATGCCAGGGGATGAAGGTTACCCAGCTTACCTAGGGAGCCGAATTGCGGAATACTATGAACGAGCAGGTCGTGTAGAGGTCTTAGGGTCTGGATTAGAAGGGACCATCACCGCTATTGGGGCCGTGTCGCCTCCAGGTGGGGATATTTCCGAGCCAGTTACCCAAAACACCTTACGTATTGTTAAAGTTTTCTGGGGCTTAGATGCTGGTTTGGCGCAACGTCGTCATTTCCCATCGATTAACTGGTTGAACTCTTACTCACTCTATAGTGATGAAGTGGGTCAATATATTGACCAAACGCAGCAAGTCGATTGGGCTGCTAAGGTCACCAAGGCTATGAACCTGCTCCAAGAAGAGAGTGAATTGGAAGAAATCGTGCGTTTAGTTGGGGTAGATTCCCTATCGCCAAAAGACCGCATGACCCTCAATACGGCGCGGATGATTCGGGAAGATTTCTTGCAACAGAATGCCTTTGATGAAGTCGATACTTATACATCTTTTGCTAAGCAATATGCTATGTTGACCAACATTCTGCGCTTCCACGAAGTGGCGCAAGAAGCCTTGGTTTTAGGTGCTTATTTCCATGAAATCATGTCTGGAACCGTGGACTTGCGGGACCGTATTGCCCGGAGCAAGTTCATTCCTGAAGCGGAGCTAGATCGTATTAAGGCTCTAGCCCAAGAAATTGACTCAAGTATCCATCAAATCTTAGCCCAAGGAGG
- a CDS encoding V-type ATP synthase subunit E family protein, with protein sequence MSEMESLRQAILAQVTEEGEALLRRARHEHHDLLEKAEAQAMAERDRHRQQALNQVRSRYQQQLQQVDYQKRQAKLTAKQKVLTELFTEALARMEAWDSQQIWQFMEPVLNQFTGQAFELALGEDTQAKFSQDQLDQLQARYPDMALRVPLRHETGFVITLGRIEYNYLFRELLTAIYEEEGYQIANQIFAD encoded by the coding sequence ATGAGTGAAATGGAATCCTTGCGTCAAGCTATCTTGGCGCAGGTGACAGAAGAAGGAGAGGCCTTGCTCAGACGGGCGCGTCATGAACACCATGACTTGCTAGAAAAGGCTGAAGCACAAGCAATGGCGGAACGTGATCGCCATCGCCAACAGGCCTTGAATCAGGTGCGTAGTCGCTACCAACAACAATTACAACAAGTAGACTATCAGAAACGTCAAGCTAAATTGACTGCCAAACAAAAAGTCTTAACAGAACTTTTCACTGAGGCTTTGGCTCGGATGGAAGCCTGGGATAGCCAGCAAATCTGGCAGTTCATGGAACCTGTCCTCAACCAATTTACTGGCCAAGCCTTTGAATTAGCGCTAGGTGAAGACACACAAGCTAAGTTCAGCCAAGACCAACTGGATCAGCTGCAAGCGCGTTATCCAGATATGGCTCTACGGGTGCCTTTGCGCCATGAAACAGGGTTTGTCATCACCCTAGGCCGGATTGAATACAACTATCTCTTCCGCGAATTGTTAACCGCTATCTATGAAGAGGAAGGCTATCAAATTGCCAATCAAATTTTTGCTGACTAA
- a CDS encoding V-type ATP synthase subunit K, which produces MEHLAAYFTEYGGAFFAGLAIAIAVIFSGMGSSRGVGTAGQAAAALLKEEPDKFAQALILQLLPGTQGLYGFVIGFFILLRMSAGVSLATGLAYVFVALPVGVVGYFSAKYQGNVATAGLQILAKRPEHVMKGVILAAMVETYAILAFVVSFMLLTNVQ; this is translated from the coding sequence ATGGAACATTTAGCTGCTTACTTTACAGAATACGGGGGCGCCTTCTTTGCTGGCTTAGCCATCGCTATCGCTGTTATCTTTAGTGGGATGGGCTCTTCACGTGGGGTCGGGACTGCCGGTCAAGCCGCAGCCGCTTTATTGAAAGAAGAACCAGATAAATTCGCCCAAGCCTTAATCTTACAACTCTTGCCTGGTACCCAAGGTCTTTATGGCTTCGTTATCGGCTTCTTCATCCTCTTGCGTATGTCTGCTGGGGTTAGCCTAGCAACTGGTTTGGCCTATGTTTTCGTAGCCTTGCCAGTAGGGGTAGTGGGTTACTTCTCTGCTAAGTACCAAGGGAATGTGGCGACTGCTGGTCTTCAAATCTTAGCGAAACGTCCTGAACATGTCATGAAAGGGGTCATCTTAGCGGCCATGGTAGAAACCTACGCGATTTTGGCCTTCGTTGTATCCTTCATGCTCTTAACCAACGTTCAATAG
- a CDS encoding V-type ATP synthase subunit F, with protein sequence MTTKSYKIAVVGNHDAILPFQMIGFDIYPVRQVEGLGRLLAQLAKDNYGIIYLTEDYAQEIPEVLAHYQGLVTPAVILIPTHKGSLGIGKQQIQDNVEKAVGQNIL encoded by the coding sequence ATGACAACTAAATCTTACAAAATTGCCGTAGTCGGCAACCATGATGCCATTCTGCCTTTTCAAATGATTGGGTTTGACATTTATCCAGTTCGCCAAGTAGAGGGACTGGGTCGCCTCTTGGCGCAGTTAGCTAAGGATAACTACGGCATTATTTACCTGACAGAAGATTATGCTCAAGAAATTCCAGAAGTTCTGGCACATTACCAAGGACTCGTAACACCGGCTGTTATCTTGATTCCAACCCATAAGGGGAGCCTAGGAATCGGTAAACAACAGATTCAAGACAATGTTGAAAAAGCAGTCGGCCAAAATATCTTGTAA